A part of Desulfovibrio legallii genomic DNA contains:
- a CDS encoding outer membrane homotrimeric porin → MHQKERNALQRFKKACMVAMLAAGLLVGAAGGAKAIDFKAQGEWLVGFGVANTSLTKNTRGPNDSQKTKSNTEDDFGASQRVRLQLDAVASEALSGTVFFELGDQAWGKSEDGGALGADGKVVKVKNAYIDWLIPNTDARVRMGLQATAVPNAAGGSAIMDCDSAALVVNYKFNDNVGLTAMWSRPVNDNFGEDYFDENGKKSTEKSNYLDNIDLFMLSVPLSFDGVEVTPWAMYGMRGKNSLRGLEEVNDNEPWETSDGNLGLTLSGLTPGFNYAGSTPLTASTTGKQYGSLFWVGLPVAITMFDPLNIEFDINYGYAEAMGRYDIVKRLNGNDIVRGSTERQGWLAKALIEYKMDWATPGIFGWYASGDDGNVKNGSERMPSIAGAGNFTSFVGDGNLAWGAGPGDVCDWSMSYAGTWGIGGQLADMSFVENLKHTFRVAYWGGTNAPSMVKYMDSASAWSGNGIGGDGPYLTTNDGLLEFNLVNQWQIYENLEANLELGYVVNMVDQDTWKKNGYNNGQGNGSFSKEDAWKAQLVFAYTF, encoded by the coding sequence ATGCATCAGAAAGAAAGGAACGCACTGCAACGCTTCAAGAAAGCCTGCATGGTAGCCATGCTGGCCGCCGGCCTGTTGGTGGGCGCGGCCGGGGGGGCCAAGGCCATTGACTTCAAGGCCCAGGGCGAATGGCTGGTGGGCTTTGGCGTGGCCAATACTAGTCTGACCAAAAACACCAGGGGCCCCAACGACTCTCAAAAGACCAAGAGCAATACGGAAGACGACTTTGGCGCGTCCCAGCGGGTGCGCCTGCAGTTGGACGCCGTGGCCTCCGAAGCGCTTTCGGGCACGGTCTTTTTTGAACTGGGCGACCAGGCCTGGGGCAAGTCTGAAGATGGCGGCGCCCTGGGCGCGGACGGCAAAGTGGTGAAGGTGAAAAACGCCTACATTGACTGGCTGATCCCCAATACCGACGCGCGCGTGCGCATGGGCCTGCAGGCCACTGCCGTGCCCAACGCCGCCGGCGGTTCGGCTATTATGGACTGCGACTCCGCTGCTCTGGTGGTCAACTACAAGTTCAACGACAACGTGGGCCTTACGGCCATGTGGTCCCGCCCGGTCAACGACAACTTCGGCGAAGACTATTTTGATGAAAATGGAAAGAAGAGCACGGAAAAATCCAACTATCTTGACAATATCGATCTCTTCATGCTCTCCGTGCCACTGTCCTTTGACGGCGTGGAAGTGACCCCCTGGGCCATGTACGGCATGCGCGGCAAGAACTCCCTGCGCGGCCTCGAAGAAGTCAATGACAATGAACCCTGGGAAACCAGCGATGGCAACCTGGGCCTGACCCTGTCCGGTCTGACCCCCGGCTTCAACTACGCGGGCAGCACGCCGCTTACGGCTTCCACCACCGGCAAGCAGTACGGCTCGCTGTTCTGGGTGGGCCTGCCTGTGGCTATCACCATGTTTGATCCGCTGAACATTGAATTCGATATCAACTACGGCTATGCCGAAGCCATGGGGCGGTACGATATCGTCAAGCGGCTCAATGGCAACGATATCGTGCGCGGCAGCACCGAGCGTCAGGGCTGGCTGGCCAAGGCCTTGATCGAATACAAGATGGACTGGGCCACCCCCGGCATCTTCGGCTGGTACGCCAGCGGCGACGACGGCAACGTCAAGAACGGCTCCGAGCGCATGCCCTCCATTGCGGGCGCGGGCAACTTCACCTCCTTTGTGGGCGACGGCAACCTGGCCTGGGGCGCGGGCCCCGGCGACGTCTGCGACTGGAGCATGAGCTACGCCGGCACCTGGGGCATCGGCGGTCAGCTGGCCGACATGAGCTTTGTGGAAAACCTCAAGCACACCTTCCGCGTGGCCTACTGGGGCGGCACCAACGCGCCTTCCATGGTCAAGTACATGGACAGCGCCTCGGCCTGGAGCGGCAACGGCATCGGCGGCGACGGCCCCTACCTGACCACCAACGACGGCCTGCTGGAATTCAACCTGGTCAACCAGTGGCAGATCTACGAAAACCTGGAAGCCAACCTGGAACTGGGCTACGTGGTCAATATGGTGGACCAGGATACCTGGAAGAAGAACGGCTATAACAACGGCCAGGGCAACGGCAGCTTCTCCAAGGAAGACGCCTGGAAAGCCCAGTTGGTCTTCGCCTATACCTTCTAA